The genomic region GCCTGGCCATGCAAGACACCGGATTCGAACGAGCGGACATAGTGGTGACTATCTTGACCCGGTTGCCGGTGTAGTTGATAGGTCAACGTCCGGATGCCCGGCAAGCCCGGGCAACCCTGTCGACCAATGCCAACCACCTGGTGGTCGGGTTGCTGGGCGTAGTGCAAGGCAAGATGGCGGAACTGGCCAGGAAAATTCTGATGGATCAACAGGATGCGCATGGGTGAAGCGATACAGCGGGATTTGTAAAAAGCTGTAAATTGTAGCAGTTTTGTTGCGGTGCAGCGAGTGAAATATGCAGGTTGAGTATTGATTTTACAGGGGAATATGCCCGAGAAGGGCGAGGGTATTGGGTTTGCGACGAGGCTGGCAAGGTGGCCAGACCCTACAAACAGCCCGCACTTAACTGAGGGCTGTTGTAACGGGGGAATAGACTACCGTTTTGGTATTACACACTCTGCCCACACGCATAGCCTGATGACCAGGCCCATTGAAAATTGAATCCGCCTAGCCACCCAGTCACATCCACGACTTCACCGATGAAATACAGGCCCGGTGTGTTCTTGGCTTCCATGGTTTTGGATGACAGCTCGTTGGTATCGACGCCGCCTAATGTGACCTCTGCTTTTTTATAGCCTAGCGTGCCACTGGGTTTGAACGACCAGTCGTGTAACTGTGCGCTGAGTTCTCGCAGTTGCTTTTCATTAAGCTGTTTTACCGGCAGGTTGAGTTGGCGGGCTTCGGCAAATGCGGTGGCGAAGCGTTTGGGGAGCCGTTGCGCGAGGAGGTTGGCCAGTAGCATGTCGCTGCGGCGGTGTTCGAGCAGCCAATCCGCTGCATTGTCGTCGGGGAATAGATCAAGGTGGATGGCAGAACCTGGTTTCCAATAGGACGATACCTGCAGGATGGCGGGGCCAGAAAGACCACGATGGGTAAGTAGGATGGCTTCTCGGAAGCGGCCTTTGCCCGACTGGGTGACAGCATCGAACGAGATGCCAGATAGTTCAGCATAGGGGGCGAAGTCTTCCGGTTGGAAGGTCAGTGGGACCAAGCCGGCCGAAAGGGGGGTGACCGCCAGGCCAAATTGTTTGGCAATTTCATAACCCAAACCGGTGGCGCCGATCTGCGGAATGGAGAGGCCGCCAGTGGCGATGACCAGTTTGTCGCAGGTGATATCCCCACGGTTGGTGGCCAAAAGGTAGCACTCGCTTTTGGTGTCAACACGGTCAACCTTGCATGGCATCAGCCAATTGACGCCTGCGTCTTCGCATTCGTTGCGCAACATGTCAATAATGCGTTGTGCACTGTCGTCGCAGAATAATTGACCCAAGGCCTTTTCGTGATAACCAATGCCGTGGCGTTCCACCAGCTCAATGAAGTCACGGACGGTGTAACGGGCCAGGGCGGATCGACAAAAGTGTGGATTGGCTGACAGGTAGTTGTCTGGCTTGGCGTGCAGA from Chitinivorax sp. B harbors:
- a CDS encoding NAD(P)/FAD-dependent oxidoreductase, with amino-acid sequence MADMHFDVAVIGAGAAGMMCAHVAGQRGKRVVLIDHAEKLAEKIRISGGGRCNFTNLHAKPDNYLSANPHFCRSALARYTVRDFIELVERHGIGYHEKALGQLFCDDSAQRIIDMLRNECEDAGVNWLMPCKVDRVDTKSECYLLATNRGDITCDKLVIATGGLSIPQIGATGLGYEIAKQFGLAVTPLSAGLVPLTFQPEDFAPYAELSGISFDAVTQSGKGRFREAILLTHRGLSGPAILQVSSYWKPGSAIHLDLFPDDNAADWLLEHRRSDMLLANLLAQRLPKRFATAFAEARQLNLPVKQLNEKQLRELSAQLHDWSFKPSGTLGYKKAEVTLGGVDTNELSSKTMEAKNTPGLYFIGEVVDVTGWLGGFNFQWAWSSGYACGQSV